The region TAGGTATCTggcattataataaaataattgcaatttgcTACTCTTCCACTGGctttattttgcttttattaagattaaaagttaagaaTGAAGTGAAATACCTGGGATATTTGAGAGTGCTCCAAAGTTCTGTTTGACGATGCAATGCTGCATTGAATGTGGAGGTCGCCAATTCGAACACCTTTTGTAAATTCAGTTTGTCAGacgattttgataaataaataaataaaataaataaatccacTCGCTTTATCATAATCCGGATTACTGTTTTTCCGCgtgctttttatatttttattgagagAAAATGATTGATCATAATCAGATACACGGTAATACAAGAAGTTTATCTACTGGATAATTCAGCATACTTGAATTGTAGCTTAATTAAGTGTagctaaaaaaatatcttattgttattatttaagtaataaCTTCTATTTGATTAACATGTaatttaaggctcctggtccctgagccgagaactctgcgttgacggtggcgacataccgtcgcggcagaaatcagaactctctccaatggagaattctgtcctttgtgacatgttgataacctattttgttgtgcatgctatttctttattaatcgctttgtgcttgtgctctaacgtttaacgtattcgtgaaagtcgtaaaattggccgaaaagtaagatttgcatgcggaaggaacgttttcacctcctttcgatagtcgttaaacggctgtttttcccgtatgtttaggcttcgttttatggctgtttgtttattgtcgagggaaaagggtagttttcggccaatttcggaagtgttctgaaacaatctatagtgatgttttattgaaatgtctttttatttgaaaatggcatgcacaacaaaattgggtgttttcctcgcctcgatagtaagaatccaatatggccgcggtgactacccCGGAGCcttaaacaaataacaaataaagaagaaatattaatttctaattaatattttttcttattgctTTATTTGTTGTTTCttgctaaatttattttatttcaaagttacaACCATTAGCagaataatcaaaatatgctttattaatttttacacgcaTTTTTAACACTATTGTTTTAGCGGATATTTTTGTTTGACTTATTAATGaacgctttaaaaaaaaagattgattaaggcaagtaaataaattaattaaactttaaatataaaatgtggttaaataatatatttttttcttcacgaAACTGTAAACTTAtacatttgtacattttatatcatagtatctaattttatagaaGCCACATTTCTTATCGCAGAATTTGTACAGATTTTGTTATATGGACGATACATAATATGTTAGACTAGTAGCATGTTCGTCAAAATTAGCTGCTACGACGTACTATTTGACTCAATATTGATATTGAGTCAAACAATACAATTAAGTCATAAGACTGCGTCTAAAGTAAATCTTTCTTATCGTAAACGTATTATGAACGTATTTCGTAGATTACAATGAATTATCAGTGCAGCGGCATCGTTCGGATATCATATGGATGCATTCCATGAAACGAGTATAAAATGCAGTCAATTCGTTGGTTTGACATTAATCAGTGACATGTTTCGCAAAGCAATCGTATCTGTCGCTCTTCTAACAATGGCGGTCGCCGGtaagtaaattttcttttgatttATACAAcacatataatttgtataaaccCATTTggttacatttaaaaaataatcactaAAACAATACATTATACGAAACTGctcttattaaaaagtctcaaatttattatactacaaataataataaaattatcgtacCCTTTCATAGTTCAttaaataagagaaagagCTAAActtagtttttattatattattataaatttttctaatcacATATTTCATAGAGATATCTTTGATGTGTTACGATCAACTACTTCTTCTGGcgcgaatatatttttaaaaatattattaattaaaatttcagagaGGCCCCGAGTCGGTCTCCAGATGCCGGCGCCGATCTTACCGCCTTTTTCACCTCAGATAATAGGAGGTCAACCGGCACCGGAAGGTGCTTACCCGTTCATAGTTTCCCTTCAAGCATTCTCCAAGCACTTCTGCGCCGGATCCATTTTGAACGAACAATGGATCATAAACTGCAGAGCACTGCGTTCAAGCAGTTCCTTCTTCAAATTATCTTCGCGTCAAGGCTGGAAAGCATGATCTTCTACGTAATGAGCCCGACGAACAAACGGTCCAAGTTTCGCAAGCTTATGTACATGAAAGCTATAAGGGGTAAGTAAAACGTTGAAAAGCAATAAGCACgaacaatttaattacactgaaaaaaatacttagatccaagaaaatattttttcacatagtaccaatggttttatttacttaatataatcacatatttatttagaattagatatttttatttaatttaagtaaaattatgttatgattatattaagtaaataaagccattggtactatgtaaaaaaatattttcatggatctaagtatttttttagtgtaGTTTTTATTTGGATTAATATCcgtttaatatgtaattaatggttgtatttataattgacTTGTAATTGTGTATATTAGTAATCTAGAATATAATGTTGCATCAATAATTAGCAGCtctatatttatagaataaatatacccgggaaaaaataattacatataatcatatataattatatctggtatatatatataattatatataattatatatgtttttattttttatatggggttatatctaattatacatGGCCACATGTGCAATCAGTGGTCCCACATACAACCAGATATAGCACCATATCtacttgtatataaatgtatataattttatgtgaagCCAGATATAATGATATGTGAGTAGTGCACTCTACATATAACTagatatagtattatatacaactatatatgcagtcatatatagccagatatattaatgtgacTAATCTGGCGCTATATACAACCAGATATAGCACTATATCtaatcgtatataaatgtatgtgaagCCAGATATGATGATATGTGAGTACTGCACCCGACATATAACTagatatagtattatataggGGAGAGTTGGCAATTACCGCGCGGTTGACAATTCCGCGCCATTGTTTATCTCAATAACCATTTGTATTACGCGCCTACAATGATGTTAATATCATAGAGTAACACGAAATACCCCACCCGCATGCGCCGTCAATGCGTTCCGGCCGTCCATGTAAACACAGTGCGCTCTGGAAGCTTCCTCTACTTGCTCGTTGCAATTTTGCTAGTAGTTTCGATAAGAGGTGagtaacataatattttcattaaagaaataaatttgacgGATTTGATAGGCTAAAACACTATAAAATTAGGTTGCAAAGTGATTTTAGAAACACGCgtttcttttctatatattttaatgttataaagtGAAATGATTGAGTTTGATAATTTCGCGTCCAAGGTATAATACTCATAGGTATAACGATAACTGTGTGTTAAGAGTTACCAAGACTGTTTAGTTTACAATGTAAGGTGCTTACAGAAAAGATCGTTGCttaagttttgatttgaatttataatgatCGTTATTTGTTAACGCattcacttatttttatatgtataggtaCCTACTAGACGAtattaatgcataaatataaaaaaaaatattttgttattgtgtTCTACTTTATGTCACTGGCTGAAGCTAGAGTAATTTTTATaggtacaattttattaaactagGCACAATTTTATCAGACCTGGTCACGATATTATCAGACtagtttgatatatatatatataataccgCGTTTTctcactttttaaaaaattattaatatttcagtttGTGTTTAACTTTCAAGATTATTGCTATGATATATGGATAGTCAAATAAATGACCTATCTAAAACTGCACAGTTTGTTTTTTTGAAGCATTTCTGAGCTTAGATATACGCTTCGGTTCTTAGGGTAATTGCCAACTCTCCCCTACAACTATATACATGCAGTCATATATAGCCGGATATATTAATGTGACTAATCTTGTCCTATGTACAACCAGATATAGCACTATATCTAATtgtgtataaatgtatgtgaagccagataaaatgatatatgagTGGTGCGCCCTACATATAACTAGATATAGCattatatacaactatatatgcagtcatatatagccagatatattaatgtgacTAATTTGGCGCTATTTACAACCAGATATAGCACTATATCtaatcgtatataaatgtatgtgaagccagatataatgatatatgagTAGTGCACCCTACATATAACTAGATATAGcattatatcttaatatataaaacaaagtcggGTTAGTTAGAACACTTATAATTCAAGAACGGTTgggccgaatttttaccacaagtatatgaaataggagtagaattttccggaatagcaaaataactaataaaatatcggaaaaattcacgtaaaaaaaaaaattaatctaaaaaatatccaaatacatagaaaaaatacatagagggagggagagagggaaagaaatagggggagagagagagagggagagaggagagagggagagaggaagggggagagagagggggagagagagaggggggagaaagagagggggagagggagaaagggatagagagagagagggggggaggagagggggagagaggaagagagggggagagggtaaagaaagggagagaaagagagggggagagagagggactatttgcgtgtcttatcacTACATTACTGTTAGGCGGTACGAAGTTCGCCGGGGCAGCTAGTACAACTATATATGAAGTCATATATagccagatatattaatatgcctAATCATGTTCTATGTACAACCAGATATAGCACTATATCTGTATAGATATAGATCCGCAACTCATCATATATGCTGCAGATATTTAatcctaaatttaaaaatttatttgactcgtttttatatatattataaatattaaattcaaaaattcgttacataatattatataattcagtattataaaataatactgcagGTCATGTGTGCGTAcccggaaaaaaaattatatataattatatataaatatacatatatgattatatataatgcaattatatatgaattttgtctctatatgatcatatataattatatataatcatatataatcatatatgaccatatataatgaatatatattggAAAAGAACTGTTAACTTCGATAATAAAgcattgataaattaagatgtatattttttcaaaagctatagaatcaaaagtgaaataatttattccatGCATATATTACAACTTGGCACTGCTTGACATGAGACagtgccgtgtctcttgataccgtTTTTATACCACTGTCCgtcaaatctatatatatataaatgaatgtatgtatgtatgtatgtatgtccttTATACACTCTTGAACTATTCGACTggttttgaaagtattgtatatgaagtagaagtagaattttccggggagtgttatagaatgtataatttttcgttaccgatctttttgggaaccggtatctttttggaaattggttacaaaattttccagagcgggagagagagagagagaaagagagagagagagagagagagagagagagggagagagagagagagaggggggaggggggagagagagagggaggggagggagaggagagaggagagagagagagagagagagagagagagagagagagagagagagagagagagagagagagagagactatttgcgtgtcttaatacacatgttctccggggcgaagcccgcgGGGCATGCTagttttaaatacgagaaacgaatcttattgaatatatatatatatatatatatatatatataaaatttcacatacattttgacatgattatatataagttcatctaatttatatataaagtatatatacagggtgttctaAAAAAAGGGGGCCAAAATTTAGAGATATTCACACctaaagaatgaaaaaatgttatatgaaCATGGGTGCGGAAACGCTTTATTCAGGAGTTGTGTTGAAAATACTGTTGACTGTATTACTTACACAAGAAACAATTTAAGATTAATCATTGTGGACGACAATCGTTTAATCAGTAggtttatttacatttgtttttaaagtGACCTTGAGTTGCCTGGAAAATAAAGTCACTACCTCATTTAGCCGTAACGTCGCATACTCAGAAAAGAAGCCAGGCAGAAATAAAATGGGTTTCCGCACCCATGttcatataacattttttcatcCTTTAGGTGTGATGAATATCTCCCTAAATTTTGGCCCCCCTTTTTtagaacaccctgtataagaactagcatgccccgccgggcttcgccccggagaacatgtgtattaagacacgcaaatagtctctctctcttgttttatatataagattaccctttccaaaaagatcggtaacgaaaaattatatattttatagcattccccgaaaaattcaacccctactttatgtacaattctttgagatttggtcATTCGGAaccgatttttaaaaagatcggtaacaaaaaatagtacattttatagcactccccgggaaattctacccctacttcatgtataattctttaagattcaatcaattatttcccgaaaaattagaaaaattaaaaaaaccggtttttaaaagattgataacaaaaaattatatactttatagcactccccgggaaattcaaccccaactttatgtacaattctttgagatttggtTATTccgaaccggtttccaaaaagatcggtaacaaaaaatagtgcactttatagcactccccgggaaattatACTCCttcttcatgtataattttttgagattcaattaattatttccctaaaaattggaaaaattaaaaaaaccgggtttcaaaaaaatcggtaacaaaaactgtacacatcatggcactccccgtaaaattctaccactacttctttaagattcggtcaataaattcccgaaaaattaaaaaaatttcggtaccggcttccaaaaagatcggtaacgaaaaattatacactttatagtactccccgaaaaattctacctctgtttgatctataattctttgagattcggtcaattatttcccgaaaaattagaaaaattagaaaaaacggtttccagaaaataggtaacaaaaaactatacacatagtggcactccccggaaaattctacccctatttcatatacttttggtaaaaattcggttcagggatttgggctgggcgttgatgagtgaGTCAGTGAGTCCGGAcatcttcttttatatatatagattaagcATTTAtccatgtaaattatatatgattatatataaccatatataaacttaaattcggattatccgatagatggcatccgATAGGATttatttctcgtatttaaaatttgacaaacagtgGTATAAGAAtggtatcaagagacacggcagtaTCTCACGccaagcagcgccaagttatatgtaaatcatttcacttttgattctggtttttgaaaaaaatatacatttaatttatcaatgctTTATTCCTTAATCGAAGTTAACagagaattcttttttaatatatataaaatatttattatgttagatataatcacatatgattatatataaaatcaacattagatataattagatataaccacatacaattatatataaccatatatggtaatataattatatgtggttatatataattatatacaattatatcgggccattttttatatctaatcatTTTTTCTCGGGTACAATAATCGAGATTACTAATATTGACGCACTATAATGGTATTACGGTTATCAccttaatatttacaattagaaaaactTTATAACAGATAAGCGATGATGCAcgaaataaatctatataggGATCtgttatgttttatatacacaaaatatttccGTTAAGGGGAtactgcagccgtatgatttaccgacattatcgttaatcaatggatcttttaattggctttacagaattgcaagtttttggtctagaattaaagtccgcacaaaaatctagggtggaaaacgcgattttatatcaaaagcaccaaaaaattaaaaatattacttattggggcacatacacagctgtcacctgacgacaatatttgcttaaaacaaaaattctacagtttatacgtacataatgtttatcatccacccttgggaaaacatgtaggaataatatcgtgtaagtagaagtaagattcaatgcgtacaaaaaaagatccatctaataattattttagtgatgcaaatacggatgcaggatgacaagaagagcagcaacagtagttgccggatcttgcgtaagatggcgagcagtcgaaaaaaggacaatgtcatttcgttagacaaagacagatatagggaaaacaaaattagaaaggttgacattatcgacatcgaggaagttcgccagtcattgcaggatccccttaagaggatcctgcagccgtatgatttaccgacattatcgttaatcaatggatcttttaattggctttacagaattgcaagtttttggtctagaattaaagtccgcacaaaaatctagggtggaaaacgcgattttatatcaaaagcactaaaaaattaaaaatattacttattggggcacatacacagctgtcacctgacgacaatatttgcttaaaacaaaaattctacagtttatacatacataatgtttatcatccactcttgggaaaacatgtaggaataatatcgtgtaagtagaagtaagattcaatgcgtataaaaaaagatccatctaataattattttagtaatgcaaatacagatgcaggatgacaagaaaagcagcaacagtagttgccggatcttgcgtaagatggcgagcaatcgaaaaaaggacagatgtcatttcgttagacaaagacagatataaggaaaacaaaattagaaaggttgacattatcgacctcgaggaagttcgccagtcactgcaggatccccttaactctgtggattattattatttttctactaataCAATTCTTTTAGTATATTAGTTTAaacgcaattatttttttaaaggtttgtaattaataaatatataattttatatttgtatcgaagtatatattttccaattttcagTGATGTTGGCCCATTATGACATTGGTCTGCTTAAACTAGCGTCCCCATTGAAGTTGACGAAGCGAGTACAAGCCATCGAGTTGGCACCACCAGAAAGCAAACCATCGGGAGAAACATGGCTTGCTGGATGGGGCTCCATCTTCTATCCGAATACCTATTTAATGCCGAAATTGCCACaacttaaggggatgctggagccgtctgttttaccggcattttttgtcggcacgtagcgtcgtattaatttgacagaattgaaaatccttctccagaattgcagtacatacattaatgatttggagaaactccgattttatatagaaaacgagaaaaaattacggaagtacagatttccttatcctactcttatcccaatatggcgtctcgagttgcggcaagctgtcagctcgtcacaagatatatttcatataagagatatactattggtacgaacgcgaaaacaagttcccccgaattgcacaacaagaaaaacatcgataaaccctccaaatcaagatttggaagcgtaatataaaagtataatgtcgatgtgcatcgtgcgtatgtgtgcgtgcaatgtagcgtgctatccttgtctatatttttgtctatacaaggacagatatagttcgccggtcttctttaccgacgccgatcgagttcggctacggctccagcatccccttaagcaTATTCAGAAAGAGTACATCGATCGCAAAGTTTGTCACAAATCCGTCATGCGCTTGATTTGATTGGACATTCTCCCGTTCATGAAACCAATGTCTGCACTGGGCCATTGTACGATGGAATCGCAGCATGCAGGTGTAAGTTCCAGACGTTCAATAAAAGTAAATCACCGTAGCAGTAGCATCGCGTATTAACGTGGCAATTTAATcgattaaaatctttaatacacTTTTAGGGTGATTCCGGTGGCCCTCTAATCTCCTACATTGGACAAAAGCCGGTGCTCACTGGAATAGTGTCCTGGGGTATTATTCCATGTGGTACTGCAGGCGCGCCATCCGTGTACACCAAAGTATCCAAATTCAATGATTGGATTGCGCAGAAAACCGGTAGTTATTAATGACGGCAATATTGACGACGTATCACTGCATGTATACTAATgacgaattattatatatttgtaatattattcgttTTGTTGATGCACCGATTTTAACGGCACTGACCGCGAGTTACACGGGGAGATGTCAGGAATGGATGTAGATAGGTGAGAGACAATAATTTCAGTTAAATATGGAAAGGGTAATTTATTCCACAGCAAGATGCAGCAAGACGTCTACTCGGTCCGACGTCTGTGCAACGACTGACTCGTCTTCCTCGCTCTCCGCCAATCCGGGCGCTTCTTCATGCGCAGAGCGCTACCGCGCAAACCAGTATCTCAAGCGACCAATCATACCTTACAGTCTACTCAAACGCGGCGCAACATTAATCTTACAGTTCGGCCATTCTGCGCATACATTCGTCCCGAATGTTTTAACGgaaattttatctcaaaaacaaaatatatactcTAATAATACAACTTTCAATACAACttaaaatattcgaataaaCTCTTACTTATTCTTTAACATAAatcacaatattatttttattattaattattcag is a window of Temnothorax longispinosus isolate EJ_2023e chromosome 1, Tlon_JGU_v1, whole genome shotgun sequence DNA encoding:
- the LOC139813879 gene encoding uncharacterized protein; amino-acid sequence: MDHKLQSTAFKQFLLQIIFASRLESMIFYVMSPTNKRSKFRKLMYMKAIRVMLAHYDIGLLKLASPLKLTKRVQAIELAPPESKPSGETWLAGWGSIFYPNTYLMPKLPQLKGMLEPSVLPAFFVGT